The proteins below are encoded in one region of Hordeum vulgare subsp. vulgare chromosome 3H, MorexV3_pseudomolecules_assembly, whole genome shotgun sequence:
- the LOC123441519 gene encoding myb-related protein B-like encodes MPSSVDMLLNQELAAAATVITAEAGGPVEGYLPSSSHVFSHFQQAGTAPTRVLDMGSPDSSMGMSPSTFVMPMGPLPIVDYGDVAVSVKIPEVWQQKPFTKNIRAVTLSKGSWTHQEDGLLKRLVDKYGNKRWQEIAKHFPRRIGKQCRERWTNHLHPDLKNDAPWTEEEDMVLIEEHKTLGNRWSKIKKRLSGRSDNCIKNHWNATKRSLNSTRRFGKRFPLLEEYIRSTITADENAGSSSQGSAPPSGLGNGAQAVPSAAAMLVVSSPPGMGTYLHPGNAAGSLSQGATMNMSSALPELNAYGGEMQGRYQYSPSFAPNNNLMHYGPQPAFQQMFSAGDCLQVQDAGANLDMLPLLEVLGLSGSYYGSQTGHTSAAGIGDPDDINVV; translated from the exons ATGCCATCGTCAGTTGACATGCTGTTGAACcaagagctggcggcggcggcgacagtcATAACAGCCGAGGCGGGAGGGCCGGTTGAAGGATACTTACCAAGCTCTAGCCATGTTTTCTCGCACTTCCAGCAAGCTGGCACTGCTCCGACCAGAGTTCTTGACATGGGGTCTCCCGATTCCAGCATGGGCATGTCTCCCTCCACCTTCGTCATGCCGATGGGCCCCCTCCCGATCGTCGATTATGGCGATGTTGCCGTCTCGGTGAAGATCCCTGAGGTCTGGCAACAGAAGCCTTTCACCAAGAACATTAGAGCGGTGACACTATCCAAAGGATCTTGGACGCATCAAGAGGATGG ACTTCTCAAGAGATTGGTGGATAAGTATGGAAATAAAAGATGGCAGGAGATTGCAAAACACTTCCCAAGACGGATTGGGAAGCAGTGTCGTGAGCGATGGACAAATCACTTGCACCCTGACCTCAAG AATGATGCCCCGTGgaccgaggaggaggacatgGTGCTGATCGAGGAGCACAAGACCTTAGGGAACCGTTGGTCGAAGATCAAGAAACGCCTCTCCGGCCGGTCGGATAACTGCATCAAGAACCACTGGAACGCGACAAAGCGGAGCCTAAACTCGACGCGCCGGTTCGGGAAGAGATTTCCCCTCCTCGAGGAGTACATCCGCAGCACGATCACGGCTGATGAGAACGCGGGGTCATCGTCGCAGGGGTCCGCGCCGCCGTCTGGCCTCGGGAATGGCGCCCAGGCCGTTCCAAGTGCCGCTGCAATGCTGGTTGTCTCCAGCCCACCCGGGATGGGTACGTACCTGCACCCAGGTAACGCGGCCGGAtcattgtcccaaggagcgacgaTGAACATGAGCTCGGCGCTGCCAGAGCTGAACGCCTACGGTGGTGAGATGCAGGGGCGCTACCAGTACTCACCGTCCTTCGCGCCCAACAACAACCTGATGCACTATGGACCACAGCCGGCATTTCAGCAGATGTTTAGCGCTGGAGATTGCCTGCAGGTGCAGGACGCAGGCGCGAACCTGGACATGCTCCCGTTACTCGAGGTTCTCGGTCTCAGTGGCAGCTACTACGGCAGCCAGACGGGCCACACAAGCGCTGCTGGCATCGGCGATCCGGACGACATCAACGTCGTCTAG